The Streptomyces sp. NBC_00162 sequence GCCTTGCCGCCGTACCGGCTCTCGTCGGTGGCCAGGCGGAGCGGCACCGGGGCGGACCACGTGCTCGGCGACAGCGGACCGGTCATCGGACCACCGCCGCCTCTCCGGCCCGGCCGTCGACCCGCACCCAGGCGCCGTCGGGTATCACTGCCGTGGCATCCGTGCATCCGACGACGCCGGGGATGGCGAACTCCCGGGCGACGATGGCGGCGTGGGAGAGCGCCCCACCGCGATCGGTGACGATCGCGCCGAGCAGTGGCAAGACGATGTTGAAGGCCGTGGTGGTCGCGCCGGTGACCAGGACGTCCCCGGGCTGGATGCGGTCGAACTCGGGCACGCCGCTGATTACCCGTGCCGTGCCCTCGTACACGCCCGGGCTCGCGCCGAGCCCGTGCACGGTCCGCCCCTCGGTCCGCGCTGCCGGGTTGCTGAACATGGCAAGGACGATGGCCCCGAGGGCGCGTTCCAGGCGTGCCGCGGCGGGCGGCAGCCAATCAGGCGGCAGGGGGTCGCCCGGGGGTGGACCCAGCATCGGCGGCGCGTCTGCGTACCGGGCGTGGTCGCGGTAGTGCGCCCGGGCGGCGAGTTCTGCGGCGTCGGGCCCGGAGCCCGTATGGACCAGGGCGCGCAGCTCGGCGTAGCCCGCCTCGGCCAGATGGGCGGGTGCATAGATCCGGCCCTGCTCGGTGAGCCGTCGGCCGGCCGCCAGGATGGCGCGCCGGGTGAGTCCGATGGCCGGCAGGTCCGCGCACGAGCCGCGCTCGTCGCGCAGCCGGGAGACCAACCGCGCCTCGGCGAGCAGCTCGTCGAAGCGGGAGCGGTGCGCCGCGGGTACGGCGTCGCGAAGGTCGGCCGCCGCGTCGGCGCGCTGGTCGGCGCGGGCGTCCGCCTGGGGCCTCGTCGAGGAGGAGACCGCCGAGCGAATGGCCGCGAGCACGACGGCGGGCAACTCCGCCACGCAGGGATCGCCCACGTCCTCGCCATTGACGGGGCGCCAGCCCGCCGTCTCCAGGTACTCGGCGAGGGCGGTACTCGTACGTCCCGCGACGGCCCCCAGCGCCGCCAGCAACTCCTGGGGTCGCGCCGGGGAGGCGAGCAGCTCACTCGCCCGGGGGTCAGCTGCTACGGCGGCGGCCAGCTCGGCCAGTTCCTCCCGGTCCGCCAGCGGGTCGGGGCTCGATCCGGCCAGCGGGGCCAGGATCTCGCCGGTGGTGTGCCCGGTCCACTCCTGGCAGTGTGCGATCAGGTCGCCCATCGGCAGCAGTGCCGGCATGTTGAACAGGTGGTGCAGGTATCCGGCTCGGCGCTGGTGCTCCCGGCACCGGTCGAGGTACGCGAGCAGACTGCCGGTATCGAGGAGACCGGGCTCGACCTGCTGCAGTTCGCGCCGCTCGCGCTGTAGCCCGGGTCTGACCTCTTCGTCCCAGCGGCGCAGGTCCTCGCGCCACAGCTTGCGCTCGAAGACGGTCGCGCTGGTCGCGAGCCTGGTGCGGATCTCGGGATGATCGGCGGCAAGGCGTTCCCAGACCTCTCTCGGCGGGTGGTCCGTGGCGTCCGGCGGGGCTCCCAGCGGCTGGGGATGGTAGTAGCAGAAACCGTTGACGAAGGCCCAGTCCAGGCGTTCGAGCAGCGACCCGTACCGGCGGAGGCTCTCTCCGAAGCCGCGGTGCATTTCCTCGATGAAGATCTCGGCGTGGAACCGGGTCACCGGGCGGGTGAAGTGGGTCGGGTCCAGGAACCAGGTACCCGGCCCCGGTGGAGCGAAAGTGCGTTCCGTGGCGATGCTCATGGCTCTCCTCCTCGCCGGTCATCTGCCCGGGTCGCGTAGCGGGCCGTCCGGGTCTCGCCGCAGCTCGTCCGTGAGCACCCGCACCGCCCAGGCGGCGGCTGTGCCGGCCTCCGCCCCGTCGAGCCCTGCCTGCAGCCGCATGGCCTGCCAGGCCGGGGCGCTCACCAGCAGGTACAGCACGGCGACCGCGCGGCGTCGGGCTACCGGGTCGGCCTCCGCCGTGAGCTCGGCCAGCGCCGCCTCCACCGAGTGGAACCGGTGCCTGCGGCCCTGCTCCCGCAGCGGCCGGGCCGCCTTGGAGTTCAGCATGGCGAGGATCAGCGGTGCGTGCTCGTCGTACGAGCGGTAGAGCTCCGGCGCCACGCGGCGCAGCCCGTCCAAGGTGTCCGGGTAGGACTGCGTGAGCACGTGCAGATTCTCCTGGGCCCACCCGCTCCAGGCCGCGAAGAGCGCCTCCTTGGTCGGGAAGTGCCGGTAGACGGTGCGGACGGCGACGCCTGCGCGCTCCGCCACGAGCGGAATGGTCAGCTCCTGGACGCTTTCGTCGGCGATGGCCTCGGTGAGCGCGGCGAGGATCAGCTGCCGGGTCTGATCAAGCTGCCCGGCACGCAGCGGACTCTCGTACGCGCGCTTCTCTTTCATGGCACGTCGACAGTACTCCAATTCACGCCAAACTGTCAAGAAACGGTAATAATCCCCCCAAGGAGGGATGGAGGCTAAGAGAGATGTTGGACGGACATCCGGCTCTCACCGGCTGCGCGGGAAGGTCGGTGAGCGCGAGGGCCGGGAGGTGGAACCGAGCGCGGGGACCATCGACGCGCAGTCGGTGCGGGCCGCCGCGTCGGTGCCGGCCGCCTCACGCGGCTACGGCGGCGGCAAGAAAGTCCCGGGCCGCAAGCGGCACGTCATGACTGCTGAACATCCCCGACGCCTCCTGGACCAGCCACCCTCGCTCCGCCAGGCGCTCGGCCTTCGACCGCACCCCCGACCTTCGCCGGTGTCGGCTCCAGCCCCAGCACCACCACGCTCTCCCTGTCCCGCACCGGCTGTTGACCCGGCCGGCGAAATGCTGGAGGCCAGGCGGAATGCACAACGTGCCAACTACTGAGGTTTTCGGGTTGTCGTCGGTAGTCACGGTTGATGATCCCTGCGGTATGCCGGTGAGATGAGGTATCCGGAGGGTGGGGGCCTGACCTCTGAGCGTCGGGCGTTTCGTGAGGGGATACGGCTTCAGGCCGGCGAGAGGTTCGCGGCGGGCGAGAAGACCACGGTGATCGCGAAGAGCTGCGGGTGAGCGTGGACCTCACCCTGAAAACCTCAGTAGTTGTTGTCCGAGATCCGTTTTCTCGCCTCGCGCGTCCGGCGTCCATCCGGGCGCTCCGTCCCTGCCTTGAGGCGTTCGCGACGGTTCATCGCGCTTCCAGGATGCTGCATCCCGAGCAATCGGGAGATGGCAGCCCACTGCATGCCGTCTGCCCGGGCGTCTTCGATGGCTGCGAGCTCCTCCCTATCCAGCACCGCGCGAAGGTGCCGCACGATGGTGAGTCGGATTCCGGCCTGGTCACCGCGGTGGCGCTGCCCGCAGGTCGCCGGAGGTAGCGCGCAGTGGAACCGGCGGGCGTAATCCAGAATGCCAATGGCATCTTGATAGTCAGGCCACAGAGCGAGCCATGGATCGTCGACGCCAAGATGTATCTCAAAGAGGGTGGCCAGGAGATCTCGCAATTTAGCAGGTTCTGGCGGGTGTGGGTTTCCTTGGGGCACTCCCCGATCTTGGCAGGGCCATCGCGCCCTTTCCCAGCCTGGCACGCACATTGCTGCGTAATATGCCAGCGGCAGTTACTGAGGTTTTCAGGGTGGGTCTGTGGTGCGTCGGCCATCGCGAGCCAAGGCGAAGGCGCGGCCGAACCCTGCCCTGGCGCCGCACCGCCCGGCCCGGCTCGCACCTGGGGCGGGAGCCGGAGACATGAGGGAGCTGTGCCGCGCGGCCCATGGCGTCACCAGCCCCGCAGTCGCCTCGCTGTGTTGGTCCTGTGCCATCGAAGCTTGACCGCCCAGGTCAGGGCCTCGCTGAGCAGTGTCAGAACCTTGCTGAATGATCGGGCCATGCTGATTGCGACCAACGAACGCGGCCATGTGGTGAAGCGGCCCTCCAAGCCGGCCATCGGGAAGATGCTGGCCGGCCTGCAACGGGGGAACGCTTACCTGGTCTTGGAGCGGGTGGACGAGGAGCGGCCCGGCAGCTGGTACATCCAGGTCCTGCTCCGCGAGAACAACACCTTCCAGCTCGAATACCGGGACGGCGTGGCTGAGCTGCACTACCAGACACAGACGATCTCCCAGGAGAAGGTCCTCGGGGCCCTGCTCGGCTGGGCCGGTGCAGCGCCGGACTGGCGGGACAGCTTCATGTGGAGCAACATCTCCGAGCAGTTCGGCCCGAGCGACCGTGAGAGCCCGCAGCCGCCGGGTGGCGAGGAGCCCTCGACCGGTACGCATACGGGCTGACCAGGGCGGTCAAGGTTCGATGACACGAAGCGCATAGTGGTCAAACTTCAGTGGCAATGAGGAGCGCGTGGAGCTGCTGCTCCACCACCTCCATGGGGTCTAGCTGAGGATTCCCGTGTTCGGGCGGGCCCTGTGGAGGGCCTGCTGAAGCTGGAAGAGGATGCGCTCCGTGAGGTCTTCACCGGCCGCGTCGGCCACCACGCTCGGTACGGCGCTGACGTCCCAGCGGTCGCGTCGGCCGCTCCTTCGATCCACGCGGCGGTCGCGTCGGCCTGTAGCGGGTTGAGCAGGACCAGTGTGAACTCCGAGCTCTTCACTTTCCGGCAGGCGGTAGAACGCCCTTCTTCCGGGCCTCGGCAATCCACCGTCCCGCTGTCGCCTCCGACCTGGCCCACCTGCTGGCGATGGCACGGCGGGGCGGGATGTTCCGCTCGGTCGCCCACTGATACACCTCGGCCACCTTCGCGAGGTGCTCGTCACCCCCGCCGTACGGGCGGCCCTCGGTCGCGGGTGCGGGCTGCACCTGTACGGCGATCTCCGCCGCCCTCACCTCGGCTGCCACCCGCAGCAGCCGGTCCAGCGGCAGTCGGCGCAGCCATGTCGCGCTCACCGGCTGGTCGTCCGGGGCCTTGACGTAGAACCCGTTCGGTTTCGTTCCGCCCGCAGGGAAGCCGATGATGAAGCTATGGCCCTCGTAGCCGGGGAAGTCCTCCACTGTGACCCCGCTTCCGCCGTTCTTGACCTTCATGCGTCGCCCTCGCTTCGACTTCTGATCGCACACTTGTGAGATGCGCGCGCAAGTTGATCGTTGCTATGTCATCATGATGCCGCCCCTGCCGCATCGCCGCATCGCTGCGACCTGGGGACTCCATCCTTCCTAAGGATCGCCCAGTCATGTCCGGATACCCGCAGCAGCCCCAGCCGCAGTACCCCGCCCCGAAGCCGGGAATGAGCACCGGCAAGAAGATCGCGCTGGGCTGCGGCATCCCCGCCGTCCTCGGCCTGCTCCTTCTCGGCGGCTGCACCCTCCTCGTCGGCGAAGCCGCCGAGGAGGTAGGCAAGGAGCTCGACAAGTCGTACGACAGCGCACAGGTCAACCCCTCCGGCGGCACCAGCGGGAAGAAGGGCGAGCCGGACATCACCCAGGACGCGAAGGTGACGTCCTGCGCGGTGAAGACCGGCGAGTTCGACATGAAGGAGCTCGAGGTGAAGGTCGAGTACACCAACAGCGGTGACCGCCGGTACAGCTACCTCGTTGAGGGCGAGATCCTGGTCAACGGCGAGAAGAAGGAAGACCTTCTGTCGACCGCCCAGAACCTGGCCCCCGGCCAGAAGTACACGGACGACAATGCCGGCGCCCTCGCGTTCAACACCGCGAAGGCGGCCAAGGCCTCCGACAAGGTCGAGTGCAAGATCCTCAAGGTCTCACGCAACGCACTCTGACCCGCGGCCAGCACCCTGACCACGGCGGCTTCAACGCCTTCATGAGCGACACTGACGCCGTTCCTCCGGCTCGGCCCCAACCCGCCCGCACCGGAGCGCCCCGCACCGTTCCCAGCCGGACCCGAGGACGTCGACCAGGGCCAGCCGACCGAGTCGGATCCACCTACGTGTCCGGCGCGAGCGCGACGGTGCCGGTGACGACAGCGCGGGCCGCCACCGGGTGTGGCGGCGGCCCGCGCCGGGATTCGGCAGGGGCGGTCTCTCAGGCGGAGGACCACGGGGACCTTGATGGGTTTCTGCTCGTCAGCTTGCCCGCTCGAAGGCCAGGTTCGCGTTCGGACAGTCGGCCGC is a genomic window containing:
- a CDS encoding PEP-utilizing enzyme, whose amino-acid sequence is MSIATERTFAPPGPGTWFLDPTHFTRPVTRFHAEIFIEEMHRGFGESLRRYGSLLERLDWAFVNGFCYYHPQPLGAPPDATDHPPREVWERLAADHPEIRTRLATSATVFERKLWREDLRRWDEEVRPGLQRERRELQQVEPGLLDTGSLLAYLDRCREHQRRAGYLHHLFNMPALLPMGDLIAHCQEWTGHTTGEILAPLAGSSPDPLADREELAELAAAVAADPRASELLASPARPQELLAALGAVAGRTSTALAEYLETAGWRPVNGEDVGDPCVAELPAVVLAAIRSAVSSSTRPQADARADQRADAAADLRDAVPAAHRSRFDELLAEARLVSRLRDERGSCADLPAIGLTRRAILAAGRRLTEQGRIYAPAHLAEAGYAELRALVHTGSGPDAAELAARAHYRDHARYADAPPMLGPPPGDPLPPDWLPPAAARLERALGAIVLAMFSNPAARTEGRTVHGLGASPGVYEGTARVISGVPEFDRIQPGDVLVTGATTTAFNIVLPLLGAIVTDRGGALSHAAIVAREFAIPGVVGCTDATAVIPDGAWVRVDGRAGEAAVVR
- a CDS encoding TetR/AcrR family transcriptional regulator, which gives rise to MKEKRAYESPLRAGQLDQTRQLILAALTEAIADESVQELTIPLVAERAGVAVRTVYRHFPTKEALFAAWSGWAQENLHVLTQSYPDTLDGLRRVAPELYRSYDEHAPLILAMLNSKAARPLREQGRRHRFHSVEAALAELTAEADPVARRRAVAVLYLLVSAPAWQAMRLQAGLDGAEAGTAAAWAVRVLTDELRRDPDGPLRDPGR